A stretch of the Pristiophorus japonicus isolate sPriJap1 unplaced genomic scaffold, sPriJap1.hap1 HAP1_SCAFFOLD_396, whole genome shotgun sequence genome encodes the following:
- the LOC139250591 gene encoding probable G-protein coupled receptor 139 translates to MGQLTMLQVKAIYYPILAVIGVPANLMTIVILSRRNCGLSKCISVYMIAMASVDLLIMIVNVMLYHIFSNRFPLSFLSHTPVCKLIIYMTAVNLDLSVWFTVSFTFDRFVAICCQKFKTKYCTERTAAMVITAFTVLIFLKNIPVLLAYEPHQIINKVHWGCMTSVAFVSSPPGAAYIWFHSAWGIWHPLTLITLLNCLTVRRILVASRSRRGLRGHRSEKQSDSEMENRKKSIILLFAISGSFILLWLTAAVSLVTTRLASINYYQGDLTDPGYIATETGAMLKFLSCFQNPCIYAVTQRKFREELKTVVKSSWTFIQRLVRKRQ, encoded by the exons ATGGGCCAACTAACGATGCTACAGGTAAAAGCGATCTATTACCCGATTCTCGCAGTCATCGGTGTTCCAG CGAACTTGATGACAATTGTTATTTTATCCCGAAGGAACTGTGGCCTTTCCAagtgtatctctgtctacatgATTGCCATGGCATCCGTGGATCTACTGATCATGATCGTCAATGTAATGCTGTACCATATTTTCAGTAATCGCTTTCCACTTTCATTCCTGTCCCACACTCCCGTGTGTAAGCTCATTATATACATGACTGCTGTCAACCTTGATTTGTCTGTTTGGTTCACCGTTTccttcacatttgaccgatttgtggctatctgctgccagaagtttaaaacaaagtattgcaccgagagaactgcGGCCATGGTTATAACAGCTTTCACAGTCCTCATCTTTTTAAAGAACATCCCTGTTTTGCTTGCATATGAACCTCATCAAATAATTAACAAGGTACATTGGGGTTGCATGACAAGTGTAGCATTTGTTTCCTCACCTCCAGGTGCGGCATACATCTGGTTTCACAGCGCCTGGGGCATTTGGCATCCCCTTACTTTAATTACCTTGTTAAATTGTTTGACGgtcagacgtattttagtggccagtagaTCCCGCAGGGGACTCAGGGGCCACAGGAGTGAGAAGCAGAGCGAttcagagatggagaaccgaaagAAATCCATAATTTTACTCTTCGCTATATCGGGCAGTTTTATATTGTTGTGGCTGACTGCTGCCGTGAGTTTGGTAACTACCAGGTTGGCAAGCATCAATTATTACCAAGGTGACCTCACAGACCCTGGATATATTGCCACTGAAACAGGAGCAATGTTAAAGTTTTTGAGTTGCTTTCAAAACCCATGTATTTATGCAGtgacccagaggaaattcagagaagagctGAAGACAGTGGTGAAATCTTCCTGGACATTCATTCAGAGGTTGGTTAGAAAAAGACAGTAA